A section of the Oryza sativa Japonica Group chromosome 1, ASM3414082v1 genome encodes:
- the LOC4324953 gene encoding 3-phosphoinositide-dependent protein kinase 2, translating into MAVGGDDDMERDFAARLRLAPSPASPNAAAGGGGGGIAFRAPQEQFTVGDFELGKIYGVGSYSKVVRAKKKDTGNVYALKIMDKKFITKENKISYVKMERIVLDQLDHPGVIRLFFTFQDTYSLYMALESCEGGELFDQIVRKGRLSEDEARFYAAEIVDILEYLHSLGLIHRDVKPENLLLTSDGHIKIADFGSVKPTKDTPIKVLPNSTNERACTFVGTAAYVPPEVLNSAPPTFGNDLWALGCTLYQLLSGSSPFKDASEWLIFQRIIARDLKIPEYFSDDARDLIDKLLDVDPSKRPGAGPDGYVSLKKHPFFRGIDWKNIRSTRAPKLAMEANANEDEDSQDSSWLSHMGSAPVNQHVSPVGNDGASSSSEVRSHISRLASIDSFDSRWQDFLEPGESVVLISKLKKINKLTNKKVQLILTDKPQLICVDPGKMVTKGNIMWSDDPSELNVQVSNSSHFRICTPKKVSSFEDAKQRAWQWKKAIEDLQRCQKN; encoded by the exons atggcggtcggcggcgacgacgacatggaGAGGGACTTCGCCGCCAGGCTCCGCCTCGCGCCCTCCCCCGCCTccccgaacgccgccgccggaggtggcggtggcgggatcGCCTTCCGCGCGCCGCAGGAGCAGTTCACCGTCGGCGACTTCGAGCTTGGCAAGATCTACGGCGTCGGCTCCTACTCCAAG GTGGTGAGGGCCAAGAAGAAGGATACGGGGAATGTGTACGCGCTCAAGATCATGGACAAGAAGTTCATCACCAAGGAGAACAAGATCTCCTACGTCAAGATGGAGCGCATCGTGCTCGATCAGCTGGATCACCCGGGCGTCATCAGGCTCTTCTTCACCTTCCAGGAcacctactccctct ATATGGCGCTTGAGTCGTGTGAAGGTGGGGAGCTGTTTGACCAAATTGTTCGG AAAGGTCGCCTGTCTGAGGATGAGGCCCGGTTTTATGCTGCTGAAATTGTTGATATTCTGGAGTATTTGCATAGTTTAGGCCTAATTCATCGGGATGTTAAG CCAGAAAATTTACTGCTTACTTCTGATGGGCACATCAAGATTGCCGATTTTGGTAGTGTGAAGCCTACAAAGGACACCCCGATCAAAGTCCTTCCAAATTCCACTA ACGAGAGGGCCTGTACATTTGTTGGGACAGCTGCATATGTACCACCTGAGGTCCTGAACTCTGCCCCACCAACCTTTGG AAATGACTTATGGGCATTGGGGTGTACTCTATATCAATTGCTTTCTGGCTCTTCACCATTTAAAGATGCCAGTGAGTGGTTAATTTTCCAGAGAATTATAGCACGCGATCTCAAAATTCCTGAGTACTTCTCAGATGATGCAAGGGATCTCATTGACAAGCTGCTG GATGTCGACCCAAGCAAACGTCCAGGTGCAGGACCTGATGGTTATGTGTCATTGAAGAAACATCCTTTTTTTAGAGGCATTGATTGGAAAAATATAAGGAGCACACGGGCACCGAAGCTTGCAATGGAGGCAAAT GCAAATGAGGATGAAGATAGTCAGGATTCAAGTTGGTTGTCACACATGGGAAGTGCTCCAGTCAACCAACATGTCAGTCCTGTTGGGAATGATGGTGCCTCATCATCTTCTGAAGTACGCTCCCATATATCTAGATTAGCTTCCATCGACTCCTTCGACTCTAGATG GCAGGACTTCCTGGAGCCTGGCGAATCTGTCGTTCTAATATCAAAACTGAAGAAGATAAACAAGCTAACGAACAAGAAGGTTCAGTTGATCCTCACCGACAAACCACAGCTGATCTGTGTAGATCCTGGAAAAATGGTGACTAAAGGGAACATCATGTGGTCTGATGACCCAAGTGAACTCAATGTGCAAGTATCAAACTCTTCGCATTTCAGGATATGCACG CCAAAGAAGGTGTCATCGTTTGAGGATGCAAAACAGCGCGCCTGGCAATGGAAGAAGGCGATCGAAGACCTACAACGCTGCCAGAAGAACTGA